Proteins from one Bombus pyrosoma isolate SC7728 linkage group LG16, ASM1482585v1, whole genome shotgun sequence genomic window:
- the LOC122576652 gene encoding calcium uptake protein 1 homolog, mitochondrial isoform X3 → MITDEESNDEDKNEQFDEIQEDKRKKKKKKIGFRDRKIIEYENRLRAYSTPDKIFRYFATVKMSSLEGSEVYMTPDDFIRSITPGMKQPDGLGLDKYKRYDPKNIHTKLELALDEDSIFYKLGSAGLISFSDYIFLLTVLSTSRRHFEIAFRMFDFNGDGDVDSEEFGKVATLIRQQTSIGNRHRDHVTTGNMFKGVNSALTTYFFGQNMKGKLTIEKFLEFQQQLQTEILSLEFERRNPDENGRITEVDFTELLLAYAGYPDKKKAKIRKTVKKRFKDNPKGIDKDEYLKFFHFLNNINDVDTALTFYHIAGASIDPATLKHVAKTVAHIDLSDHVIQVVYIIFDENMDGQLSNKEFVAVMKNRVLRGLEKSKDTGFVKLIESMVKCLKISYNMHFDN, encoded by the exons ATGATCACCGACGAAGAATCAAATgacgaagataaaaatgagcaattcgatgaaatacaagaagataaaaggaaaaagaagaaaaagaaaattggttTTCGTGATCGAAAG ATTATAGAGTACGAAAATCGTTTGAGAGCGTATTCGACGCCTGACAAAATTTTTCGTTACTTCGCGACCGTAAAAATGTCGAGTTTAGAAGGTAGCGAAGTTTATATGACTCCAGATGACTTCATCAGGTCAATTACTCCTGGCATGAAACAACCAGAtg gaCTTGGGTTGGACAAATATAAACGTTACGATCCTAAG aatattcaCACAAAGTTAGAACTGGCTTTAGATGAAGATAGCATCTTTTACAAACTTGGAAGTGCTGGTTTAATTAGTTTCTCCGATTATATATTCTTGCTCACCGTATTATCCA CTTCTAGGAGACATTTCGAAATCGCCTTCAGAATGTTTGATTTTAATGGCGATGGTGACGTTGATTCTGAGGAATTTGGAAAAGTCGCTACTTTAATTCGACAACAAACCAGTATCGGAAATCGACATCGCGATCACGTTACCACTGGTAATATGTTTAAG GGTGTTAATTCAGCATTGACTACATATTTCTTCGGTCAAAACATGAAAGGGAAGTTGACCattgagaaatttttagaGTTTCAACAGCAATTGCAAACAGAAATACTTAGTTTAGAG TTCGAGCGAAGAAATCCTGATGAAAATGGTCGAATAACTGAAGTAGATTTCACAGAATTATTGCTTGCATATGCTGGATATCCTGACAAAAAAAAGGCAAAGATTAGGAAAACTGTAAAAAAGcg ctTTAAGGATAATCCAAAGGGAATAGACAAAGACGAATATCTGaagttttttcattttttaaataatatcaatgatGTGGATACAGCACTGACATTTTATCATATTGCTGGAGCATCAATTGATCCAG CTACCCTAAAACATGTAGCAAAAACAGTGGCTCATATTGATCTGAGTGACCATGTAATACAAGTGgtttacattatttttgaCGAAAATA TGGACGGCCAATTGAGTAACAAAGAATTTGTTGCTGTAATGAAAAATAGGGTTCTAAGAGGATTAGAGAAGTCAAAAGATACTGGTTTTGTCAAGCTAATCGAATCAATggtaaaatgtttaaaaatcaGTTATAATATgcattttgataattaa